A stretch of the Porifericola rhodea genome encodes the following:
- a CDS encoding GNAT family N-acetyltransferase, which yields MIPTQSDLRFTLDRKAITPKEQMLFNTFLYDKQWDETVWLILNGILRTSTLYTIPKILRAYYDNLLVGVAYIIECKKPALSFFNNPLASLVNAPQIPMYLWTRNGIMVDSNTNTGFVSEEIDLYSFYQQAIAYLNRRYLYGLVLESSKERPATDYTFSPLCDCGCLKVDAYTPVELVLAKHKNLRKKKRKFENKGGKISSINGALDQETLNKAIHYLSTLRLQIQTPYQDNYVNMARQSSSYEHDNIVHFIASLEGEMVGYHSFVRCQNSMHCLSGAFDRGRKSNYHAYENMILESMRYAHQNNIHTIHYGPILNPTKASLMDTTEDWEMRFYSRFATLRNALKMITPYSKLKPETFTPFRKKPTVVEEEVM from the coding sequence ATGATACCTACTCAGTCTGACCTACGCTTTACTCTGGACAGAAAAGCAATCACTCCCAAAGAACAAATGCTTTTTAATACCTTCCTCTATGACAAGCAATGGGATGAAACTGTTTGGCTTATTCTTAATGGCATTTTAAGAACTTCTACGCTATATACCATTCCTAAAATATTACGTGCTTACTATGATAATTTACTGGTGGGCGTGGCTTATATCATAGAGTGCAAAAAACCAGCTCTTTCATTTTTTAACAATCCCTTAGCTTCCCTGGTAAATGCGCCACAAATCCCTATGTACCTCTGGACTAGAAATGGTATTATGGTGGATAGCAATACTAATACAGGTTTTGTAAGCGAAGAAATAGATCTGTATAGCTTTTATCAGCAGGCTATTGCGTATTTAAATCGGCGGTATCTGTATGGTCTGGTACTGGAAAGTAGCAAGGAAAGACCAGCAACTGATTATACTTTTTCTCCATTATGCGATTGTGGCTGCTTAAAGGTTGATGCTTATACACCGGTAGAATTAGTGCTGGCAAAACATAAAAACCTAAGAAAGAAGAAACGCAAGTTTGAAAACAAAGGAGGCAAAATAAGCAGTATTAATGGTGCTTTAGACCAAGAGACATTAAATAAAGCTATACATTATTTATCTACCCTTAGGCTACAGATACAAACGCCTTATCAGGATAATTATGTCAATATGGCCCGACAGAGCTCTAGTTATGAACACGATAATATTGTTCACTTTATCGCTAGTTTGGAAGGAGAAATGGTGGGTTATCATTCTTTTGTACGTTGCCAAAATAGTATGCACTGTCTTTCAGGGGCTTTTGACCGAGGACGTAAGTCCAATTATCATGCTTACGAAAATATGATACTGGAATCTATGCGCTATGCGCATCAAAACAATATACATACCATCCATTATGGCCCAATCCTAAACCCTACCAAAGCTTCCTTAATGGATACAACTGAAGATTGGGAGATGCGGTTTTACTCCCGATTTGCGACTCTGAGAAATGCTTTAAAAATGATTACGCCTTACTCTAAACTTAAGCCTGAAACATTTACACCTTTTAGAAAGAAACCAACTGTGGTAGAGGAAGAAGTCATGTAA
- a CDS encoding alkaline phosphatase family protein, translated as MSFYLTTSFTQRLCCIIFLLTFAYLPISAQQGAQTENVFLITLDGLRWQELFSGADPLLITHEKYVSDTAELKALFWKESSEERKDVLMPFFHQVIAQEGQLYGNREENSLANLTNTFWFSYPGYNEILSGFGDERIDSNAKKPNPNRTILEYANAEKDFKNKVATFASWDVFPYIINEERSGVPVNAGYENASGKSLSVMEKALNTLQPIVPGHWSTVRMDAFTHYYALEHLKKHKPRLLYIAYGETDDFAHDGKYDEYLKAAHRTDQFIKDLWEYVQSDKQYRDKTTFIITTDHGRGTQPIDTWRSHGEDIKGADQVWYAIIGPDTPAMNGKAVEGQFYSNQVAPTVAAFLKLNYQPEKPSGKPIYKAFQPTNTKVGE; from the coding sequence ATGTCATTTTACCTAACTACAAGCTTTACACAGCGTCTATGCTGTATTATTTTTTTATTAACATTCGCTTACCTGCCCATAAGCGCGCAGCAGGGAGCACAAACCGAAAATGTATTCCTCATTACATTAGATGGGTTACGCTGGCAGGAACTATTTTCGGGTGCCGATCCATTGCTCATCACACATGAAAAATATGTAAGCGATACCGCTGAACTTAAAGCACTCTTCTGGAAAGAAAGCTCTGAAGAACGTAAAGATGTACTTATGCCCTTTTTCCATCAGGTAATTGCGCAGGAAGGTCAGCTGTATGGCAATCGTGAAGAGAATTCTCTGGCTAATCTTACCAATACTTTCTGGTTTTCTTATCCTGGATATAACGAGATACTAAGTGGCTTCGGAGATGAAAGAATAGACAGCAATGCCAAGAAGCCTAATCCTAATCGTACTATTTTAGAGTATGCCAATGCCGAAAAAGACTTCAAAAATAAAGTAGCAACCTTTGCTTCGTGGGATGTCTTCCCCTACATAATTAATGAAGAGCGCTCAGGCGTTCCTGTCAATGCGGGTTATGAGAATGCCAGCGGCAAGTCGCTTAGCGTAATGGAAAAGGCGTTGAATACCCTCCAGCCAATAGTTCCTGGCCACTGGTCTACTGTACGTATGGATGCTTTTACCCATTATTACGCACTGGAACATCTTAAGAAGCATAAACCTCGCTTGTTATACATTGCCTATGGTGAAACGGATGACTTTGCCCATGATGGCAAGTATGATGAATACCTTAAAGCGGCACATCGTACTGACCAGTTTATCAAGGACTTATGGGAGTATGTGCAGTCTGATAAGCAGTACAGAGACAAGACTACTTTTATCATCACTACTGATCATGGCAGGGGCACGCAACCTATAGATACCTGGAGAAGTCATGGAGAAGATATTAAAGGTGCTGATCAGGTATGGTACGCAATAATAGGCCCTGACACTCCTGCTATGAATGGCAAAGCCGTAGAAGGTCAGTTTTACAGCAATCAGGTAGCCCCAACGGTAGCTGCGTTTCTTAAGCTCAACTACCAGCCCGAAAAACCTAGTGGTAAGCCGATATATAAAGCCTTTCAGCCTACAAATACTAAAGTTGGAGAATAA
- a CDS encoding HEAT repeat domain-containing protein → MKVAYSSWITFLVATTLFTNCQEATPERKIKELPAEQTAKLSQTIRAGVNPELADGLSLKLWGVDSLVADPIAVDMDDDGSLYYSRTTRRKSTELDIRAHPSWETSSIKMQSVDDRRNFLRSTLTEENSAKHEWIGDLNGDGINDWQDMTVESEEIYRLIDKNNDGIADLSELMVEGFQDEMTDIAGALLKHEDDIFVGVAPDMWRIKDTNNDGIYDEKTSISHGYGVHIGFGGHNMSGLEVGPDGRIYWAIGDIGFNGTGPDGQEWKYPNRGVIVRANPDGSDFEVFAMGLRNTHEFVFDEYGNLISVDNDGDHPGESERLVYIVNGSDSGWRINWQFGKYRDPDNNTYKVWMEEGLYKPRFEGQAAYIIPPIKNYVNGPTGMLYNPGTALGPKWKNTFFVAEFAGTPTRSGIHAFKLAPDGASFQLQETEKILGNVLATGIDFGPDGAMYVADWIDGWNTKDYGRIWKLDDQEGIDWQERNNTAEVLPQNFSAKSDSELSDYLYHSDMRVRQKAQFELAKRGEDGAEVFQQAITQTDHQLARVHGIWGLAQLARQDQNYAQPIITLLLDNDPEIRAQAAKWLGDIRHLPAAQSLLPLLNDEYPRARFFAAEALGRIAYTDAIQPLIQLLESNNNEDAYIRHAASLALARIGNVDAVAQLYSHPSNAVRLGAVLALRRMGDPAITNFLNDQDEYILTEAARAINDDFSIEAALPALGNLLRQQRFNSEPLLRRAINANLRLGTEEAMQNLIDYAQSEAAPSEMRAEAIAALSTWAKPSVLDRVTGRYRGEIERDINEVRVKASQALVSLAAHRETHIRLKAVNAIGRLGIEDGSNQLMALLKNDKAAEVRVEALQALAAMESDRIDQAIEQALTDNEKQVRIAGLDLMREMDISDDLKVVLLTEVIDKRTTEEKQAALLTLGNVAPEASQQAFEKLLSKLENGTLSPGIELELEEAIDSTHAEPLKQRFEKVLANRSPDDMLASYQGALYGGDPEKGKILLFRHPTAQCMKCHAIEDYGSNVGPNLDGIGSKLTREQILEAMINPSARISPGYGIVNVELNNGSTLNGTYQGETDTELRMKIGNQPDTILIKQNIKEIKLSPSSMPDMKNYLTKKEIRNLVSFLSSLKHQNI, encoded by the coding sequence ATGAAAGTCGCATACTCTTCCTGGATTACTTTTTTAGTCGCTACTACCCTATTTACAAACTGTCAGGAAGCTACGCCTGAAAGAAAAATAAAAGAGCTACCCGCCGAGCAAACCGCTAAGCTTTCTCAAACTATACGGGCAGGTGTTAATCCTGAGCTGGCAGATGGCCTAAGCCTTAAGCTTTGGGGTGTTGATTCTTTAGTAGCAGACCCAATTGCAGTAGATATGGATGATGATGGTTCTTTGTATTACTCCAGAACCACACGCCGTAAAAGTACTGAGCTGGATATTCGTGCCCACCCCAGTTGGGAAACATCATCTATCAAAATGCAATCGGTTGATGATCGTAGAAACTTTCTTAGATCCACACTTACCGAAGAAAATAGTGCTAAACATGAATGGATAGGCGACCTAAATGGTGATGGCATTAATGACTGGCAAGACATGACCGTTGAAAGCGAGGAAATCTATCGCCTGATAGACAAAAACAACGATGGCATTGCAGACCTATCTGAGCTTATGGTAGAAGGCTTTCAGGATGAGATGACGGATATTGCTGGTGCATTGCTCAAACACGAAGATGATATTTTTGTAGGTGTAGCCCCCGATATGTGGAGGATCAAGGACACCAATAATGACGGTATTTATGACGAAAAAACCTCTATTTCTCATGGCTATGGAGTTCATATAGGTTTTGGCGGTCATAATATGTCGGGCCTGGAAGTAGGTCCAGATGGAAGAATATATTGGGCAATAGGTGATATTGGTTTTAATGGTACTGGCCCCGATGGTCAGGAGTGGAAATATCCTAACCGTGGTGTAATCGTAAGGGCTAATCCGGATGGATCTGATTTTGAAGTATTCGCTATGGGCTTAAGAAACACTCATGAATTTGTGTTTGATGAGTACGGGAATCTTATCAGTGTGGATAATGACGGCGATCATCCGGGAGAAAGTGAGCGCCTTGTTTACATCGTCAACGGCTCAGATAGCGGATGGCGAATCAACTGGCAGTTTGGTAAATACCGTGACCCTGATAACAACACTTACAAAGTTTGGATGGAAGAGGGTCTTTACAAGCCTCGTTTTGAGGGGCAGGCAGCATACATCATTCCGCCTATTAAAAATTATGTGAACGGCCCCACCGGTATGCTATACAACCCTGGTACAGCTTTAGGTCCAAAATGGAAAAACACTTTTTTTGTTGCTGAGTTTGCCGGCACCCCAACCCGCTCTGGCATTCATGCATTTAAACTCGCACCTGATGGAGCAAGCTTTCAATTACAGGAAACAGAGAAAATTTTAGGCAATGTGCTAGCCACCGGTATTGACTTCGGCCCAGATGGAGCGATGTATGTTGCAGACTGGATAGATGGTTGGAATACCAAAGACTATGGTCGGATATGGAAACTAGATGATCAGGAGGGTATTGACTGGCAGGAAAGAAATAATACCGCTGAAGTTTTGCCTCAAAATTTTTCTGCTAAAAGCGATAGTGAGCTATCTGACTATTTATACCATTCAGACATGCGAGTACGCCAGAAAGCACAGTTTGAACTGGCTAAACGTGGCGAAGATGGGGCTGAAGTTTTCCAGCAGGCCATCACCCAGACTGATCATCAGCTTGCTCGCGTACATGGCATCTGGGGGCTGGCTCAACTGGCCCGCCAAGATCAAAACTATGCCCAGCCTATTATTACCCTGCTTCTGGACAACGACCCTGAGATCAGAGCGCAGGCGGCCAAATGGCTGGGAGATATACGACATCTGCCTGCCGCTCAAAGCCTTCTTCCTCTGCTCAATGATGAATACCCCCGTGCTCGCTTCTTCGCTGCCGAAGCACTCGGTAGAATCGCCTATACCGATGCTATACAGCCTCTCATTCAGCTTCTGGAAAGCAATAATAATGAAGATGCCTACATCCGACATGCCGCCAGTCTGGCCCTGGCCAGAATCGGCAATGTTGATGCCGTAGCTCAACTCTACTCACACCCCTCTAATGCTGTAAGGCTGGGGGCCGTCCTCGCCCTGAGAAGAATGGGCGACCCTGCCATCACCAATTTCCTTAACGATCAAGATGAGTACATCCTCACCGAAGCCGCTCGGGCTATCAACGATGACTTCTCTATTGAAGCCGCGCTTCCTGCTTTGGGCAACCTCCTGCGCCAGCAGCGCTTCAACAGTGAGCCTCTCCTTCGGAGGGCTATCAATGCCAACCTCAGGCTAGGCACTGAAGAAGCCATGCAGAACCTGATTGACTATGCACAAAGTGAGGCCGCTCCCAGCGAGATGAGAGCTGAAGCCATAGCCGCACTCAGCACCTGGGCCAAACCCTCTGTTCTGGACAGGGTGACCGGACGCTACCGGGGTGAGATTGAAAGAGACATCAATGAAGTAAGAGTGAAAGCCTCTCAGGCTTTGGTTAGCCTGGCAGCGCACAGAGAGACGCACATCAGGCTTAAAGCAGTCAATGCCATAGGCAGGCTAGGCATAGAAGATGGCAGCAATCAACTCATGGCACTGCTCAAAAATGATAAAGCAGCAGAAGTGAGAGTAGAGGCCTTACAGGCTTTGGCAGCTATGGAAAGCGACAGAATAGACCAGGCCATAGAGCAGGCCTTGACAGACAACGAAAAGCAGGTGCGAATTGCCGGACTTGACCTGATGAGGGAAATGGACATCTCTGATGACCTCAAGGTAGTGCTACTCACCGAAGTCATTGACAAAAGAACTACCGAAGAAAAACAGGCCGCACTCCTTACTTTAGGGAATGTTGCTCCTGAAGCTTCTCAGCAAGCATTTGAAAAATTGCTAAGCAAACTGGAAAATGGTACGCTTAGCCCAGGCATTGAACTAGAATTAGAAGAAGCCATAGACAGCACACATGCAGAACCTCTTAAACAAAGGTTTGAAAAAGTTCTGGCTAACCGCTCTCCAGATGATATGCTAGCATCTTATCAAGGCGCCTTATATGGTGGTGATCCTGAAAAAGGTAAAATTTTATTGTTCCGACATCCTACTGCGCAGTGTATGAAGTGCCACGCTATTGAAGATTATGGTAGCAATGTAGGGCCAAATCTGGATGGTATAGGAAGTAAGTTGACCAGGGAGCAGATTTTAGAAGCTATGATTAATCCTAGTGCCAGAATATCTCCGGGTTACGGAATAGTCAATGTTGAGCTGAACAATGGGAGCACACTAAACGGTACTTATCAGGGCGAAACTGACACTGAGCTTAGGATGAAAATTGGTAATCAGCCTGATACTATCCTCATCAAGCAGAATATTAAGGAGATAAAGCTCTCTCCATCTTCTATGCCCGATATGAAAAATTATCTGACTAAGAAAGAAATACGTAACCTTGTTTCCTTCTTAAGTAGTTTAAAACATCAGAATATTTAA
- a CDS encoding hydantoinase B/oxoprolinase family protein: MNGKEATWNIWIDTGGTFTDCIAFDPHQQIRRIKVLSSSALRGRILKTTGKHSLHIESHWNVQKDIFKGYHFKVLGKEHETITVVSYDSERQQLVLSKLPPLDKLPEQGFEITANEEAPVLAARIATETALHENLPQIEMRLGSTRGTNALLEHKGARTALILSKGFKDLLAIDTQQRPDIFALNIIKPKPYYHTVLEVDERLDAKGKVIKPLSEHDIKKLIQQLKESKIETVAIALMHSYLNNTHEQKLAQCIVKAGFKYVSASASLAPAIKILPRAKTALVNAYLSPAVSDYLDAVKNKLGDSKLQVMTSAGGLVGAALFQPKDSLLSGPAGGVVGAAHICKLSQQFDPEIKKVLAFDMGGTSTDVSRYDGEYDYRYETQVGDINLFSPSLAIETVAAGGGSCCSFDGHKLTVGPESAGARPGPACYGFGGPLTITDVNLLLGRLSESHFGIPISKEKAQKALDELKSQISEQKGHSYSDEEILTGFLSIANEKMTDTIHKISVRKGYDPQQYALLACGGAGGQHACQIAEMLGIEKILLPYDAGLLSAYGMGQALVERFATRQLLQPLTNAQNHLEEVCHNLADEALQLLQKEGYNPDSLEIRFVKLYLRFQGQESSLEIDYTPSTDIRQAFKDKYQALYGHWLEEQSIEIESIKAVASTKAEINYTSENKLTQVKAIPVAQHLLWTSDHWKEVGVYRWESLDAGAFIEGPALLVSENCTTLIEKNWRLQLDSYYNAVLSKLSNSTTNRLEQPEEVKLELFTNRFSAIADEMGALLERTSFSVNVKERLDFSCALLDPEGELIVNAPHIPVHLGSLGICVRSVREIVEMQEGDVIITNHPAYGGSHLPDITLISPVYKDHQLVGYVANRAHHAELGGSRPGSMPPDANNLAEEGVVIPPTHLAKQGIVQWDAIKQLLTAGQYPSRSVEENLADLRGALASIHSGVSALQRLCDLNSVSEVLHYMKAIKAYAHNCILQSIHSLEDKIYTAEEFLDDGSPIKVSITVNKGKVDIDFEGSGTTHPANLNANLAIVNSAVIYVLRLLVRQAIPLNEGLMQTVNLHVPKGSFLNPVFSDVAEHCPAVVGGNTETSQRVVDTLLKALGIAACSQGTMNNLLFGNQNFGYYETIGGGSGAGNGFCGADAVHQHMTNTRITDPEIFEFRYPVRLEEFSIRKNSGGKGQWKGGNGIIRKIKFLDKVSLTILSQHRKEQPYGIKGGGKGESGKQYIVKENGEQLMLKGNDQIELLAGDQVCIETPGGGAYGANT, encoded by the coding sequence ATGAATGGCAAAGAAGCAACTTGGAATATCTGGATAGATACTGGAGGTACATTTACAGACTGCATCGCATTTGATCCACACCAACAGATCAGAAGAATAAAAGTACTTAGCAGCAGTGCGCTAAGAGGTAGAATACTAAAAACTACAGGCAAACATAGCTTACATATTGAAAGCCACTGGAATGTTCAAAAAGATATTTTTAAAGGCTACCACTTCAAAGTATTGGGTAAGGAGCACGAAACCATTACTGTAGTAAGCTATGATAGTGAAAGACAGCAATTAGTACTCTCTAAACTTCCACCACTGGATAAGCTGCCAGAGCAAGGCTTTGAAATCACTGCTAATGAGGAAGCTCCGGTGCTGGCAGCACGTATTGCTACCGAAACTGCACTACACGAAAACCTTCCTCAAATAGAAATGCGTCTGGGTTCTACTCGTGGCACTAATGCCCTATTAGAACACAAAGGAGCAAGAACCGCTCTAATTCTTAGCAAAGGATTCAAAGATTTGTTAGCCATTGATACCCAACAACGCCCCGATATTTTTGCCTTAAACATCATTAAACCCAAACCTTATTACCATACAGTACTTGAGGTAGATGAGCGCCTGGATGCTAAAGGTAAAGTTATCAAACCTTTAAGCGAGCATGATATTAAAAAGCTGATTCAGCAGCTAAAAGAAAGCAAGATAGAGACAGTAGCAATCGCTCTAATGCATAGTTACTTGAATAATACTCATGAGCAAAAGCTTGCACAATGTATTGTCAAGGCTGGCTTTAAATATGTATCAGCTTCAGCTAGCCTGGCACCTGCTATTAAGATTTTGCCGAGAGCTAAAACCGCATTGGTAAATGCATACCTTTCGCCAGCAGTTAGCGATTACCTGGATGCGGTAAAGAACAAACTTGGAGATAGCAAATTACAGGTAATGACTAGTGCGGGAGGCCTTGTGGGTGCTGCACTTTTTCAACCTAAAGATAGCCTTCTGAGTGGTCCGGCAGGAGGTGTAGTTGGAGCTGCACATATCTGCAAACTCTCTCAACAGTTTGATCCTGAAATTAAAAAAGTTCTGGCTTTTGATATGGGAGGCACCAGCACAGATGTTTCACGCTATGATGGTGAATATGATTACCGTTATGAAACCCAGGTAGGCGACATAAATTTATTCAGCCCTAGTCTGGCCATAGAAACCGTTGCCGCTGGTGGAGGTTCATGCTGTTCTTTTGACGGGCACAAACTGACTGTAGGACCAGAGAGTGCAGGGGCACGCCCGGGGCCAGCTTGTTATGGGTTTGGCGGTCCGCTCACAATTACCGATGTTAATCTTCTTCTGGGTAGGCTTAGTGAGTCTCATTTTGGGATACCGATTAGCAAGGAAAAGGCTCAAAAAGCATTGGATGAACTTAAGAGTCAAATATCTGAACAGAAAGGTCATTCGTACTCGGATGAAGAGATTTTAACTGGCTTTCTCAGCATAGCTAATGAAAAAATGACGGATACGATCCATAAAATATCTGTTCGCAAAGGCTACGATCCACAACAGTACGCTCTACTGGCTTGTGGTGGTGCGGGTGGCCAGCATGCCTGCCAGATCGCTGAAATGCTAGGTATAGAAAAAATACTATTACCCTACGATGCCGGGCTACTAAGCGCTTACGGTATGGGGCAGGCATTAGTTGAACGATTTGCTACTCGCCAATTACTTCAACCGCTAACAAATGCGCAAAATCATTTGGAGGAAGTTTGTCATAATCTTGCTGATGAAGCTTTACAACTTTTACAGAAAGAAGGCTACAATCCAGATTCTCTGGAGATAAGGTTCGTTAAATTATATCTGAGATTTCAGGGACAGGAAAGTAGCCTGGAGATAGATTATACGCCATCTACCGATATCCGACAGGCATTTAAAGATAAATATCAGGCGCTTTACGGACACTGGCTGGAGGAGCAAAGCATTGAAATAGAGTCTATCAAAGCCGTAGCATCCACAAAAGCTGAAATCAACTATACTTCTGAAAACAAACTTACACAAGTTAAGGCAATACCTGTAGCTCAACACTTATTATGGACATCAGATCATTGGAAGGAAGTTGGGGTTTATCGTTGGGAATCCTTAGATGCGGGTGCTTTTATAGAAGGGCCTGCCTTGCTGGTCAGCGAAAACTGTACTACGCTTATTGAAAAAAACTGGCGATTGCAACTTGATTCTTATTACAATGCTGTGTTATCAAAGCTTAGTAATAGTACCACAAACAGACTTGAACAACCCGAAGAAGTAAAGCTAGAGCTCTTTACCAACAGATTTAGTGCAATTGCTGACGAGATGGGAGCCCTGCTGGAAAGGACTTCATTCTCAGTAAATGTTAAGGAAAGACTTGATTTTTCCTGCGCTTTACTAGACCCTGAAGGTGAGCTCATCGTAAATGCTCCGCACATTCCGGTTCACCTGGGAAGCCTAGGCATTTGCGTACGAAGCGTACGAGAAATAGTAGAAATGCAGGAAGGAGATGTAATCATAACCAATCATCCTGCTTATGGAGGTTCTCACCTTCCTGACATCACACTTATCAGTCCTGTCTATAAAGATCATCAACTGGTAGGCTATGTAGCTAATCGTGCACATCATGCTGAATTAGGAGGCAGCCGCCCGGGGTCTATGCCCCCCGACGCCAACAATCTGGCTGAAGAGGGAGTAGTAATCCCTCCTACGCATCTTGCGAAACAGGGTATAGTCCAGTGGGATGCGATCAAACAATTGTTAACAGCAGGACAATATCCCAGTAGATCGGTAGAAGAGAATCTTGCAGATCTTCGTGGAGCCTTAGCTTCTATTCATTCTGGCGTTTCTGCCCTACAAAGACTTTGCGATTTAAACTCAGTAAGTGAGGTATTGCATTATATGAAAGCTATTAAAGCATATGCCCATAACTGTATCCTGCAAAGTATTCATTCGCTTGAAGATAAGATTTATACAGCCGAGGAGTTTTTAGACGATGGAAGCCCCATTAAAGTATCAATAACAGTAAACAAAGGAAAAGTAGATATAGACTTTGAAGGTAGTGGAACTACACATCCAGCTAACCTCAATGCTAATTTAGCCATTGTCAATAGTGCCGTAATTTATGTATTGCGCTTATTAGTCCGCCAAGCAATTCCCTTAAATGAAGGACTGATGCAGACTGTTAACTTGCACGTTCCTAAAGGTTCTTTTCTTAACCCTGTATTTTCAGATGTAGCGGAACATTGCCCTGCAGTAGTGGGTGGCAATACAGAAACTAGTCAACGAGTTGTAGATACACTACTTAAGGCTTTAGGTATAGCCGCATGTAGCCAGGGCACTATGAATAACCTTCTTTTTGGTAATCAGAACTTTGGCTATTACGAAACTATAGGTGGCGGTAGTGGTGCCGGCAATGGTTTTTGTGGTGCTGATGCCGTACACCAGCATATGACCAATACCAGAATCACTGATCCGGAAATATTTGAGTTTCGTTACCCTGTTCGTTTAGAGGAGTTTAGCATTAGAAAAAACTCAGGTGGAAAAGGGCAATGGAAAGGAGGCAATGGAATTATTCGTAAGATTAAGTTTCTTGATAAGGTTTCACTAACCATTCTTTCCCAACACCGAAAGGAACAACCCTACGGGATAAAAGGTGGAGGCAAAGGAGAAAGCGGCAAGCAATACATTGTCAAAGAAAACGGCGAACAACTTATGTTGAAAGGCAATGACCAGATTGAATTACTAGCAGGTGATCAGGTATGCATAGAAACGCCGGGCGGAGGGGCGTATGGCGCAAACACTTAA
- a CDS encoding aminopeptidase P family protein — MESNSKFEAQVYIHRRKVLKEQFTDGLILLMGNNESSMNFRDNWYPFRQDSSFLYYVGIDTPELACVIDLDEDQEIVFGDDLSMDHIIWTGPLPSVADRAAQVGISQTDSLSALHKYLQTARQKNRKIRFLPPYRADREEQLHQLLGIPVSQLNANFSPELVNAVIAQRSYKSAEEVSQMEQAVNISNEMHRLAIQSARPGMKEFELVGQVRGKAISSGGDIAYPIILTINGQTLHNHYYGNTLSEGDMILMDAGSESPLHYAGDLTRTFPVSKKFSSLQKDMYNIVYTAYQKAVDALHPGALFRDIHLLASEELVKGLVGLGIMKGDPKEAVAAGAHTMFFQCGLGHMIGLDVHDMEDLGEQFVGYSKDLQKSTEFGLKSLRLGKALEPGFTITVEPGIYIIPELIDRWEADKQYTDFINYPKLQEIRNFGGIRVEDNFLITDEGSQKLGHYLPLNADEIEAMRS; from the coding sequence ATGGAAAGCAACTCAAAATTTGAAGCCCAGGTATACATTCACCGACGTAAAGTATTAAAGGAACAGTTTACAGATGGCCTGATTTTGTTGATGGGCAATAACGAAAGCAGTATGAACTTTCGTGATAATTGGTATCCCTTCCGACAGGATAGCAGTTTTCTATATTATGTTGGTATTGATACACCCGAACTGGCTTGCGTTATAGACCTGGATGAAGACCAGGAAATAGTATTTGGTGATGACCTATCCATGGATCACATTATCTGGACTGGTCCTTTACCTTCAGTGGCTGATAGAGCTGCACAAGTAGGTATCTCGCAAACAGATTCACTTTCAGCGCTACATAAATACCTTCAGACGGCCCGCCAGAAAAACAGAAAAATACGTTTCCTTCCTCCTTATCGTGCTGACAGGGAAGAACAACTGCATCAGCTACTTGGTATTCCTGTTAGCCAGCTTAACGCAAACTTTTCTCCTGAACTGGTGAATGCGGTAATTGCTCAGCGTTCTTACAAAAGTGCTGAAGAGGTAAGCCAGATGGAACAGGCTGTTAATATCTCAAACGAAATGCACCGCCTGGCAATTCAGTCAGCTCGCCCGGGCATGAAAGAGTTTGAATTGGTAGGTCAGGTACGTGGTAAAGCGATCAGTTCGGGAGGAGATATAGCCTACCCTATCATACTAACTATCAACGGGCAAACCTTGCACAATCATTACTATGGCAATACGCTAAGCGAAGGCGATATGATACTAATGGATGCCGGCTCAGAAAGCCCATTGCATTATGCCGGAGATCTTACCAGAACTTTCCCAGTTAGCAAAAAATTTAGCTCGCTGCAAAAAGACATGTATAATATTGTGTATACAGCCTACCAAAAGGCTGTTGATGCCCTGCATCCCGGTGCATTATTTAGAGATATTCACCTTTTAGCTTCTGAAGAACTGGTCAAAGGTTTAGTAGGTCTGGGTATCATGAAGGGTGATCCTAAAGAGGCAGTAGCAGCCGGAGCTCATACCATGTTTTTTCAGTGTGGACTAGGCCACATGATAGGTTTAGATGTGCATGATATGGAAGATTTGGGTGAGCAATTTGTGGGTTACTCTAAGGATCTACAAAAAAGCACTGAATTTGGGCTTAAATCTTTACGTTTGGGCAAAGCCTTAGAACCAGGATTTACCATTACTGTAGAACCGGGTATCTATATCATCCCTGAACTTATTGACCGTTGGGAAGCTGATAAACAATACACTGACTTTATTAACTATCCTAAACTACAGGAGATTCGCAACTTTGGAGGTATTCGGGTAGAAGATAATTTTTTAATTACTGACGAGGGAAGTCAGAAACTAGGCCATTACTTACCCCTTAATGCTGACGAAATTGAAGCTATGAGATCTTAA